In Halanaeroarchaeum sp. HSR-CO, one DNA window encodes the following:
- a CDS encoding Cdc6/Cdc18 family protein: protein MIGDGTRGAVVADARVFQEDWVPGDMHHRDAELNLMASALKPVVEGDPGTELLLTGPSGTGKTCSAKYLLGKLRERVLDIETQYVNCWSDYTRYRVLFRILDGLDSAEAIRNRSSASDLLERLREVDIPVVVILDEVDQLAESAVLYELYELPHVEMVLISNGEAEVLAGIDDRLQSRLRTATRVSFDRYGTDALVSILEQRAQKGLQPDVVGRSELEAIARAADGNARNAIAVLRSAAQLAESRDLDGIAEAIVDDAVSDAQTRVRRTLLEKLNDHQRVLYDVIASDEPIAPGDLYDAYEETVEEPRTKRTLRTYLTKMEQYSLVVAEGSAQGRRYRTGDPGPDDR, encoded by the coding sequence GTGATCGGAGACGGAACCCGCGGAGCCGTCGTCGCCGACGCGCGCGTCTTCCAGGAGGACTGGGTCCCGGGCGACATGCACCACCGGGACGCGGAGCTCAACCTGATGGCCTCGGCGCTCAAGCCGGTGGTCGAGGGCGACCCGGGCACCGAACTGCTCCTCACCGGACCGAGCGGGACGGGCAAGACGTGCAGCGCGAAGTACCTCCTCGGAAAACTGCGCGAGCGGGTCCTCGACATCGAGACGCAGTACGTCAACTGCTGGTCGGATTACACGCGGTACCGCGTGCTCTTCCGGATCCTCGACGGCCTGGACAGCGCGGAGGCCATCCGCAACCGGTCGTCGGCGAGCGACCTGCTGGAACGACTTCGCGAGGTCGATATCCCGGTTGTCGTCATCCTGGACGAGGTGGACCAGCTCGCTGAATCGGCCGTCCTCTACGAACTCTACGAACTCCCACACGTCGAGATGGTGCTCATCTCGAACGGGGAGGCCGAAGTCCTCGCCGGCATCGACGATCGACTTCAGAGTCGTCTCCGGACCGCGACCCGCGTGTCCTTCGACCGCTACGGGACCGACGCGCTCGTCTCGATCCTCGAACAACGCGCGCAGAAGGGGCTGCAACCCGACGTCGTCGGTCGGTCGGAACTCGAGGCTATCGCCAGGGCGGCCGACGGCAACGCCCGCAACGCCATCGCCGTCCTCCGGTCGGCGGCCCAGTTGGCCGAGAGCCGTGATCTAGACGGGATCGCCGAGGCGATCGTCGACGACGCGGTCAGCGATGCGCAGACACGGGTCAGGCGGACACTGCTCGAGAAACTCAACGACCACCAGCGCGTCCTCTACGACGTCATCGCGAGCGACGAACCGATCGCACCGGGCGACCTCTACGACGCCTACGAGGAGACCGTCGAGGAGCCTCGAACGAAGCGGACGCTCCGAACCTACCTGACCAAGATGGAACAGTACTCGCTGGTTGTCGCCGAGGGGTCTGCCCAGGGCCGGCGATATCGGACTGGCGACCCGGGGCCCGACGACCGATAG
- a CDS encoding lipoyl domain-containing protein, producing the protein MSGERTAVTPDAVWPEDTDEAEAVLVDWFVTEGASVTEGETLCTIQVEKVDIDVPAPADGTLVEIGISEDQVCAPGDTLGWIEG; encoded by the coding sequence ATGAGCGGCGAACGGACCGCCGTCACCCCGGATGCCGTCTGGCCCGAGGACACCGACGAGGCCGAAGCAGTCCTCGTCGACTGGTTCGTCACCGAAGGGGCATCGGTCACCGAGGGCGAGACGCTCTGCACCATCCAGGTGGAGAAAGTAGATATCGACGTCCCCGCTCCGGCAGACGGCACCCTCGTCGAGATCGGGATCAGCGAGGACCAGGTCTGCGCGCCCGGCGACACGCTCGGCTGGATCGAGGGGTGA
- a CDS encoding alpha-ketoacid dehydrogenase subunit beta: MTDRERTMSRAMVDAIAHEMRENEEVFVMGEDVADYEGIFDSTTGLREEFGYDRVMDVPISETAFIGAGVGAAQSGMRPIVELMFADFFGVAMDQIYNNMAKNTYMSGGNVSVPMTLMTAVGGTYNDAAQHSQTLYGTFAHLPGMKVVVPSTAYDAKGLMHNAIRDDDPVVYMFHKRLMGLGWMPAPDGPKTPVPEEDYTIPFGSADVKREGDDVTVVTLGLHVHRALEAAEELADEVDVEVIDLRTLVPLDTETILESVRKTGNLVVVDEDYQSFGVTGEITARVAEAALEDLEGVKRLAIPDVPIPYARPLENEVLPGTDDIVQTIRSLDPVRSLSP; encoded by the coding sequence ATGACCGATCGCGAACGCACGATGAGCAGAGCGATGGTCGACGCCATCGCCCACGAGATGCGCGAAAACGAGGAGGTCTTCGTGATGGGCGAGGACGTCGCCGATTACGAGGGCATCTTCGACAGCACGACCGGCCTCCGCGAGGAGTTCGGTTACGATCGGGTCATGGACGTCCCCATCTCGGAGACGGCGTTCATCGGGGCCGGCGTGGGTGCCGCTCAGTCCGGCATGCGGCCCATCGTCGAGTTGATGTTCGCCGACTTCTTCGGCGTCGCGATGGATCAGATCTACAACAACATGGCGAAGAACACCTACATGAGCGGCGGAAACGTCTCCGTCCCGATGACGCTCATGACCGCCGTCGGGGGGACCTACAACGACGCGGCCCAGCACTCCCAGACCCTCTACGGCACCTTCGCCCACCTGCCCGGCATGAAGGTCGTCGTACCGAGCACGGCCTACGACGCGAAGGGCCTCATGCACAACGCCATCCGCGACGACGACCCCGTCGTGTACATGTTCCACAAACGGCTCATGGGACTCGGCTGGATGCCGGCCCCCGACGGCCCGAAGACGCCGGTCCCCGAGGAGGACTACACCATCCCGTTCGGCAGCGCCGATGTGAAACGCGAGGGCGACGACGTGACCGTGGTCACCCTCGGTCTGCACGTCCACCGGGCACTGGAGGCGGCGGAAGAACTGGCCGACGAGGTCGACGTCGAGGTCATCGACCTGCGGACGCTCGTCCCCCTCGACACGGAGACGATCCTGGAGTCGGTCAGGAAGACCGGCAACCTGGTCGTCGTCGACGAGGACTACCAGTCGTTCGGAGTCACCGGCGAGATCACCGCGCGAGTCGCCGAGGCCGCACTCGAGGACCTCGAGGGCGTCAAACGACTGGCGATACCAGACGTTCCGATCCCGTACGCCCGGCCGCTGGAGAACGAGGTGCTGCCGGGAACCGACGACATCGTTCAGACGATCCGGTCGCTCGATCCGGTCCGCTCGCTGTCGCCATGA